In Xanthomonas sacchari, a genomic segment contains:
- a CDS encoding DUF1161 domain-containing protein — MKQAIVFLLLAVVSSPVLAAGRYCEELKAELTAKLDAHGVKDYTLEIVDNADIKDRKVIGSCAAGSKKIVYSKNKPST; from the coding sequence ATGAAACAGGCCATCGTGTTCCTCCTGCTCGCCGTTGTTTCTTCTCCTGTTTTGGCAGCCGGCAGATACTGCGAAGAGTTGAAGGCCGAGCTCACCGCGAAACTCGATGCCCACGGCGTCAAGGACTACACGCTTGAGATCGTCGACAACGCCGACATCAAGGATCGCAAGGTCATCGGCAGTTGTGCGGCGGGAAGCAAGAAGATCGTGTACAGCAAGAACAAGCCGTCAACCTAA
- a CDS encoding DUF7010 family protein has product MEMTMREAQGDMRRGYLSGATGIVASAMAWAIATAFAAFVSPERAIWALLIGGMLIYPVSVLLCKLLGASGAHSKGNPLGQLAGASTFWLIFSLPLAYGLGLRQPAWFFLGMLLVIGGRYLVFASVYGMRLYWALGLALAASAIVLALCRAPAVFVVAVGAVIELAFGAAAFVQHRKWVRANNALNPTPLRSAA; this is encoded by the coding sequence ATGGAAATGACGATGAGGGAAGCGCAGGGGGACATGCGTCGCGGCTACTTGAGCGGCGCTACCGGGATCGTGGCATCGGCGATGGCCTGGGCAATTGCCACTGCTTTTGCGGCGTTCGTCTCACCGGAGCGCGCTATCTGGGCGCTGCTTATTGGCGGCATGTTGATCTATCCGGTCAGCGTGCTGCTGTGCAAGCTTCTTGGAGCCTCTGGCGCACACAGCAAAGGCAATCCGCTCGGTCAACTTGCGGGAGCGAGCACGTTCTGGCTCATCTTCAGCTTGCCGCTCGCGTACGGGCTGGGCCTCCGTCAGCCGGCTTGGTTCTTCTTGGGCATGCTGCTCGTCATCGGGGGCCGCTACCTGGTGTTTGCATCTGTGTATGGCATGCGGCTCTACTGGGCATTGGGTCTGGCGCTCGCTGCGAGCGCAATTGTCTTGGCGTTGTGTCGCGCGCCCGCGGTCTTCGTGGTCGCCGTGGGGGCGGTCATCGAGCTCGCGTTTGGCGCCGCGGCCTTCGTGCAGCATCGAAAGTGGGTGCGCGCCAACAATGCGCTCAACCCGACACCGCTTCGCAGCGCGGCTTGA
- a CDS encoding barstar family protein: protein MDRIKLIEVNLAAVESAVELHALLSESLGFPGWYGRNWDAFWDSITGLVKMPETLRLKGWRELETKLPRDAELMKLCLDEMAIKYPKAASDVLYA from the coding sequence ATGGATCGCATCAAGCTCATCGAGGTGAATTTGGCGGCTGTTGAATCAGCCGTAGAGCTTCATGCCTTGCTCAGCGAGTCTTTGGGGTTTCCCGGATGGTATGGCCGTAACTGGGACGCCTTCTGGGATTCAATCACCGGGCTCGTAAAAATGCCTGAGACACTTCGACTGAAAGGTTGGAGAGAACTAGAGACCAAACTCCCGCGAGATGCGGAGCTAATGAAGTTGTGCCTCGATGAAATGGCCATCAAGTATCCCAAGGCCGCGTCAGATGTGCTCTATGCTTAG
- the ilvD gene encoding dihydroxy-acid dehydratase, whose product MPDYRSKTSTHGRNMAGARALWRATGMQDADFHKPIIAIANSFTQFVPGHVHLKDLGQLVAREIERVGGVAKEFDTIAVDDGIAMGHDGMLYSLPSREIIADSVEYMVNAHCADALVCISNCDKITPGMLMAALRLNIPTVFVSGGPMEAGKTKLADHNLDLIDAMVIAADPTASDEKVAAFERSACPTCGSCSGMFTANSMNCLTEALGLSLPGNGTVVATHADREQLFLKAGRTAVELCHRWYGAEDPRALPRGIATFEAFENAMTLDIAMGGSTNTILHLLAAAQEAEVPFTLRDIDRLSRRVPQLCKVAPNTQKYHIEDVHRAGGIVAILGELARGGLLHTDQATVHSRSLADAIAQWDITQSDDAAVQTFYKAGPAGIPTQVAFSQATRWPSLDADRATGCIRDVAHAYSQEGGLAVLYGNIAEDGCVVKTAGVDESIHVFEGNAKVFESQDAAVKGILADDVKAGDVVVIRYEGPKGGPGMQEMLYPTSYLKSKGLGKQCALLTDGRFSGGTSGLSIGHASPEAAAGGAIGLVRDGDRIRIDIPQRRIDLLVSDAELASRRAEQDARGWKPAEPRPRKVSTALKAYALLATSADKGAVRDKALLDG is encoded by the coding sequence ATGCCCGACTATCGCTCCAAGACCTCCACCCACGGCCGCAACATGGCCGGCGCCCGCGCGCTGTGGCGCGCCACCGGCATGCAGGACGCCGACTTCCACAAGCCGATCATCGCCATCGCCAATTCCTTCACCCAGTTCGTCCCCGGCCACGTGCACCTGAAAGATCTCGGGCAACTGGTGGCGCGCGAGATCGAGCGCGTCGGCGGCGTGGCCAAGGAGTTCGACACCATCGCCGTGGACGACGGCATCGCCATGGGCCACGACGGCATGCTGTACTCGCTGCCCAGCCGCGAGATCATCGCCGACTCGGTCGAGTACATGGTCAACGCGCACTGCGCCGACGCGCTGGTGTGCATCTCCAACTGCGACAAGATCACCCCCGGCATGCTGATGGCCGCCCTGCGCCTCAACATCCCCACCGTGTTCGTCTCCGGCGGGCCGATGGAAGCCGGCAAGACCAAGCTCGCCGACCACAACCTGGACCTGATCGACGCGATGGTGATCGCCGCCGATCCCACCGCCTCCGACGAGAAGGTCGCCGCGTTCGAGCGCAGCGCCTGCCCCACCTGCGGCTCCTGCTCGGGCATGTTCACCGCCAACTCGATGAACTGCCTGACCGAAGCGCTGGGCCTGTCCCTGCCCGGCAACGGCACCGTGGTCGCCACCCATGCCGACCGCGAGCAACTGTTCCTCAAGGCCGGCCGTACCGCGGTGGAACTGTGCCACCGCTGGTACGGCGCCGAAGACCCGCGCGCGTTGCCGCGCGGCATCGCCACCTTCGAGGCGTTCGAGAACGCGATGACCCTGGACATCGCGATGGGCGGCTCCACCAACACCATCCTGCACCTGCTCGCCGCCGCGCAGGAGGCCGAAGTGCCGTTCACCCTGCGCGACATCGACCGCCTGTCGCGGCGCGTGCCGCAGCTGTGCAAGGTGGCGCCGAACACGCAGAAGTACCACATCGAGGACGTGCACCGCGCCGGCGGCATCGTCGCCATCCTCGGCGAACTGGCGCGCGGCGGCCTGCTGCATACCGACCAGGCCACCGTGCACAGCCGCAGCCTGGCCGACGCGATCGCGCAGTGGGACATCACCCAGAGCGACGACGCCGCGGTGCAGACCTTCTACAAGGCCGGGCCGGCCGGCATCCCCACCCAGGTCGCCTTCAGCCAGGCCACGCGCTGGCCGAGCCTGGACGCCGACCGCGCCACCGGCTGCATCCGCGACGTCGCCCACGCCTACTCGCAGGAAGGCGGCCTGGCGGTGCTGTACGGCAACATCGCCGAGGACGGCTGCGTGGTGAAGACCGCCGGCGTGGACGAATCCATCCACGTGTTCGAGGGCAACGCCAAGGTGTTCGAGAGCCAGGACGCCGCGGTCAAGGGCATCCTCGCCGACGACGTCAAGGCCGGCGACGTGGTGGTGATCCGCTACGAAGGCCCCAAGGGCGGCCCCGGCATGCAGGAAATGCTGTACCCGACCTCGTACCTGAAGTCCAAGGGCCTGGGCAAACAATGCGCCCTGCTCACCGACGGCCGCTTCTCCGGCGGTACCTCCGGCCTGTCGATCGGCCACGCCTCGCCAGAGGCCGCGGCCGGCGGCGCCATCGGCCTGGTCCGCGACGGCGACCGCATCCGCATCGACATCCCCCAGCGCCGCATCGACCTGCTGGTCTCCGATGCGGAACTGGCCTCGCGTCGCGCCGAACAGGACGCCCGCGGCTGGAAACCGGCCGAACCGCGCCCGCGCAAGGTCAGTACCGCGTTGAAGGCGTACGCGCTGCTGGCGACCAGCGCGGACAAGGGTGCGGTGCGCGACAAGGCGCTGCTGGATGGCTGA
- a CDS encoding glycoside hydrolase family 5 protein gives MTTPADPGRRSVLRASVGIAAGAALWGLGGQARAAGTLPFAGLNLSGLASNNFVDNAVIDRHYRDIRDQHIAAAGACPLFRLPTTAARFSTGQGMPLNATYCDQVEKVLDRLALRGKVAILELHDYMRLPIKVASKSGYRRDGSGQLIGPDGRAVTDPADQSVWNGTYRKGNFLYLAYFDPADTLLKLYEYRVIGTPGCTLYNAAGLPDLWSRIVQRFRSHPAIFGWGLMNEPYEGPEYNADGSKLVMADHWLRTATATSARIFDFDRSHYVFVCGNQYASARLWDQVSNNLDTIPDPYDRIVYEAHNYLDNEGQGGGNWTNPNESVAPDTGIKMVTPFIDWLGRRGKRGFLGEHGYPAGNASAELATKRMLAHLQANNIPSTQWCFGPGWPDNDVLGMSRDVGMDIQVKSNIAAVQPYFDARLSSYVPPPPAS, from the coding sequence ATGACCACCCCGGCCGATCCGGGCCGCCGCAGCGTGCTGCGCGCCAGTGTCGGCATTGCCGCCGGCGCCGCGCTGTGGGGCCTCGGTGGCCAGGCCCGCGCCGCCGGCACGCTGCCGTTCGCCGGCCTCAACCTGTCCGGCCTGGCGTCCAACAACTTCGTGGACAACGCCGTCATCGACCGGCACTACCGCGATATCCGCGACCAGCACATCGCCGCCGCCGGCGCCTGCCCGCTGTTCCGCCTGCCCACCACCGCCGCACGCTTCAGCACCGGCCAGGGCATGCCGCTCAACGCCACGTACTGCGACCAGGTCGAGAAAGTGCTGGACCGGCTCGCGCTGCGCGGCAAGGTGGCGATCCTGGAGTTGCACGACTACATGCGCCTGCCGATCAAGGTGGCGAGCAAGTCCGGTTACCGGCGCGATGGTTCCGGGCAGTTGATCGGGCCGGACGGACGCGCGGTCACCGATCCCGCCGACCAATCGGTGTGGAACGGCACCTACCGCAAAGGCAATTTCCTGTACCTGGCCTACTTCGACCCGGCCGACACCCTGCTCAAGCTCTACGAGTACCGCGTGATCGGCACGCCCGGCTGCACGCTGTACAACGCCGCCGGCCTGCCGGACCTGTGGAGCCGCATCGTGCAGCGCTTCCGCTCGCATCCGGCGATCTTCGGCTGGGGCCTGATGAACGAGCCCTACGAGGGACCGGAGTACAACGCCGACGGCAGCAAGCTGGTGATGGCCGATCACTGGCTGCGCACTGCCACCGCCACTTCGGCGCGCATCTTCGACTTCGACCGGTCGCATTACGTGTTCGTCTGCGGCAATCAGTACGCCAGCGCGCGCCTGTGGGACCAGGTGTCCAACAACCTGGACACGATCCCCGACCCGTACGACCGCATCGTCTACGAGGCGCACAACTACCTCGACAACGAGGGCCAGGGCGGCGGCAACTGGACCAATCCCAATGAATCCGTTGCGCCGGACACCGGCATCAAGATGGTCACGCCGTTCATCGACTGGCTGGGACGCCGAGGCAAGCGCGGCTTCCTCGGCGAGCACGGCTATCCGGCCGGCAACGCCAGTGCGGAATTGGCGACCAAGCGCATGCTCGCGCACCTGCAGGCCAACAACATCCCCAGCACGCAATGGTGCTTCGGCCCCGGCTGGCCGGACAACGACGTGCTGGGCATGAGCCGCGACGTCGGCATGGACATCCAGGTCAAATCCAACATCGCCGCGGTGCAGCCGTACTTCGACGCGCGCCTGTCCAGCTACGTGCCGCCGCCGCCGGCGAGCTGA
- a CDS encoding DUF1190 domain-containing protein, whose amino-acid sequence MKRSKTTALLLMSAAPLLFTACGREPEAKTQEGLYTSVDACVAQTHDIATCREAFAQAQKQAAEQGPKYASREQCAQDYAPERCVEQRDSHGHSFIGPMMTGFFLSQMLNNNRAAGFNAAPAYQDRQDQWQRPASYSGGAGAAASGTTLRGNQTMTHIGATPNRAVTVSRGGFGESAGGRGFGS is encoded by the coding sequence ATGAAAAGGTCGAAGACGACCGCCTTGTTGCTGATGAGCGCCGCGCCGCTGTTGTTCACCGCCTGCGGGCGCGAGCCGGAAGCCAAGACCCAGGAAGGCCTGTACACCTCGGTGGATGCCTGCGTGGCGCAGACCCACGACATCGCCACCTGCCGCGAGGCCTTCGCGCAGGCGCAGAAGCAGGCGGCCGAGCAGGGGCCCAAGTACGCCAGCCGCGAACAGTGCGCGCAGGACTATGCGCCGGAGCGCTGCGTGGAGCAGCGCGACAGCCACGGCCATTCCTTCATCGGGCCGATGATGACCGGTTTCTTCCTGTCGCAGATGCTCAACAACAACCGCGCCGCCGGGTTCAATGCTGCGCCCGCCTACCAGGATCGGCAGGATCAGTGGCAGCGGCCGGCGTCCTATTCCGGCGGCGCCGGTGCGGCGGCCAGCGGCACGACACTGCGCGGCAACCAGACCATGACCCATATCGGCGCCACGCCGAACCGGGCGGTCACCGTCAGCCGCGGCGGTTTCGGCGAATCCGCCGGCGGTCGCGGCTTCGGCAGCTGA
- a CDS encoding glutathionylspermidine synthase family protein, with protein sequence MKRIAIVERGDWRAQAAEYGFRFHTIDGQRYWDERAYYAFSLRQIERDLEDPSAELHAMAMGLLDDIVASEALMQRLAIPPAFRDWIADSWRRREPHLYGRLDLAYDGRGPAKLYELNYDTPTSLFESAFFQWQWLEDQRAQGRLPDEADQFNSIHEALLERFAALASGLPPPLYFAAVRDSEEDQGTVAYLRDCAAQAGVAGELIAIEDIGLSSDGRYTDLDDTVIGALFKLYPLEDMFAERFGQALPGSGLRLLEPPWKALLSNKGILPLLWERHRGHPNLLPAAFDDGSALPPGWVRKPLHSREGANIVLHLDDGRVLESDGPYAGPYVRQQAHPLPAFDGRYPMVGSWIVGDRACGIGIREDDGPITRDSARFLPHAIVEDARPGVLYA encoded by the coding sequence ATGAAACGCATCGCGATCGTCGAGCGCGGCGACTGGCGCGCCCAGGCCGCGGAGTACGGTTTCCGCTTCCATACCATCGACGGCCAGCGCTATTGGGACGAACGCGCCTACTACGCGTTCAGCCTGCGCCAGATCGAGCGCGACCTGGAAGATCCCAGCGCCGAACTGCATGCGATGGCGATGGGCCTGCTCGACGACATCGTCGCCAGCGAGGCGCTGATGCAGCGGCTGGCGATTCCGCCGGCGTTCCGCGACTGGATCGCCGACAGCTGGCGGCGCCGCGAGCCGCATCTGTACGGGCGCCTGGACCTGGCCTACGACGGCCGCGGCCCGGCCAAGCTCTACGAACTCAACTACGACACGCCGACCTCGCTGTTCGAGTCGGCGTTCTTCCAGTGGCAGTGGCTGGAGGACCAGCGTGCGCAGGGCCGTCTGCCGGACGAGGCCGACCAGTTCAATTCCATCCACGAAGCCTTGCTGGAGCGTTTCGCCGCGCTCGCCAGCGGGCTGCCGCCGCCGCTGTACTTCGCCGCGGTGCGCGATTCGGAAGAGGACCAGGGCACGGTCGCCTACCTGCGCGACTGCGCCGCGCAGGCCGGCGTCGCCGGCGAGCTGATCGCGATCGAGGACATCGGCCTGTCCAGCGACGGCCGCTACACCGATCTGGACGACACGGTGATCGGCGCGCTGTTCAAGCTGTATCCGCTGGAGGACATGTTCGCCGAGCGCTTCGGCCAGGCGCTACCGGGCTCGGGCCTGCGCCTGTTGGAGCCACCGTGGAAGGCGCTGCTCAGCAACAAGGGCATCCTGCCGTTGCTGTGGGAGCGCCATCGCGGCCATCCGAACCTGCTGCCGGCGGCGTTCGACGACGGCAGCGCGTTGCCGCCGGGCTGGGTGCGCAAGCCGCTGCATTCGCGCGAGGGCGCCAATATCGTGCTGCATCTGGACGATGGCCGCGTGCTGGAGAGCGATGGCCCGTATGCCGGGCCGTATGTCCGCCAGCAGGCGCATCCGTTGCCGGCGTTCGACGGCCGCTACCCGATGGTGGGCAGCTGGATCGTCGGCGACCGCGCCTGCGGCATCGGCATCCGCGAGGACGACGGCCCGATCACCCGCGACAGCGCGCGGTTCCTGCCGCACGCCATCGTCGAGGATGCACGGCCGGGCGTGCTGTATGCCTGA
- a CDS encoding DUF58 domain-containing protein produces MRPAPPLLALLALWALCGLAVALGWLPLWSWQALAAGIALVAALDAWRLWRRPTPQLRRDLPEALPLGVQREVVLHLDSAQRQRVDLFDLVPSGWELQGLPQRMTLPAAHRTQVRYQLRPTARGRFVFDGTHLRLHAPWRLWRQQRLAGPAQTVRVYPNFAPLTRFALFSAEQASRLVGAHLKRRRGEGTDFHQMREYRVGDSLRQIDWKATSRARKLISREYQDEKNQQLLMLIDTGRRMLASERGLSHFDHVLNAALVVSYLALRQGDAVGMMASGGEARWVAPQRGMGTVDVLLRASYDLQPQPVATDYLAAATELSLRQRRRALVMLVSNVRDEDIEDLLAAVRLLQRRHLVCVASLRERELDQALADEVYDLPQAVQAGAVARYLQQRSAAHDALRSHGVMVLDVTGEELPGALIERYLAVKRDGLL; encoded by the coding sequence ATGAGACCCGCCCCGCCCCTGCTAGCCCTGCTCGCACTGTGGGCGCTGTGCGGCCTGGCCGTGGCGCTGGGCTGGCTGCCGTTGTGGAGCTGGCAGGCGCTCGCGGCGGGCATCGCGCTGGTCGCGGCGCTCGATGCCTGGCGGCTGTGGCGGCGGCCTACGCCGCAACTGCGCCGCGACCTGCCCGAAGCGCTGCCGCTGGGCGTGCAGCGTGAGGTGGTGCTGCACCTGGACAGCGCGCAACGCCAGCGCGTGGACCTGTTCGACCTGGTGCCCAGCGGCTGGGAACTGCAGGGGCTGCCGCAGCGCATGACCCTGCCCGCCGCGCATCGGACCCAGGTGCGTTACCAGCTGCGGCCCACGGCGCGCGGCCGCTTCGTCTTCGACGGCACCCACCTGCGCCTGCATGCGCCCTGGCGCCTGTGGCGGCAGCAACGCCTGGCCGGGCCGGCGCAGACCGTGCGCGTGTATCCGAACTTCGCGCCGCTGACCCGCTTCGCCCTGTTCAGCGCCGAACAGGCCTCGCGCCTGGTCGGTGCGCACCTGAAGCGGCGCCGCGGCGAAGGCACCGACTTCCACCAGATGCGCGAGTACCGCGTCGGCGACAGCCTGCGCCAGATCGACTGGAAAGCCACCTCGCGCGCGCGCAAGCTGATCTCGCGCGAGTACCAGGACGAGAAGAACCAGCAGTTGCTGATGCTGATCGACACCGGGCGGCGGATGCTGGCCAGCGAGCGCGGCCTGTCGCATTTCGACCACGTGCTCAACGCGGCGCTGGTGGTGTCGTACCTGGCGCTGCGCCAGGGCGATGCGGTGGGCATGATGGCCAGCGGCGGCGAGGCGCGCTGGGTGGCGCCGCAGCGTGGCATGGGCACGGTCGACGTGTTGCTGCGCGCCAGCTACGACCTGCAGCCGCAGCCGGTAGCCACCGACTACCTGGCCGCGGCCACCGAGCTGTCGTTGCGCCAGCGCCGCCGCGCGCTGGTGATGCTGGTCAGCAACGTGCGCGACGAGGACATCGAAGACCTGCTGGCCGCGGTACGCCTGCTGCAGCGCCGCCACCTGGTGTGCGTGGCCAGCCTGCGCGAGCGCGAACTGGACCAGGCGCTGGCCGACGAGGTATACGACCTGCCGCAGGCCGTGCAGGCCGGCGCCGTGGCGCGCTACCTGCAGCAACGCAGCGCCGCGCACGACGCGCTGCGCAGCCACGGCGTGATGGTGCTCGACGTCACCGGCGAGGAATTGCCCGGCGCGCTGATCGAGCGCTACCTGGCGGTGAAGCGCGACGGGTTGCTGTAG
- a CDS encoding AAA family ATPase — protein sequence MTTAFSDAVAPLAGPALIERAEAIRAAVGHAFIGQPQVLEQILIALLAGGHVLIEGVPGLGKTLLVRALAQALELNYARVQFTPDLMPSDVSGHAVYDPKTESFKIRRGPVFTHLLLADEINRAPAKTQSALLEVMQEGQVTIEGTAFPLAPPFLALATQNPVEQEGTYPLPEAQLDRFLLKILIDYPQLEDEARMVTAVTSGRSAGDFDLSQVPRVLGAEDVVAMQAGTAAIAVDPQVIDYAVRIVAATRRWPGIALGAGPRGSIALVRAARAQAVLSGRDFVIPDDIRDVAKPALRHRIALAPELQIEGQSADDALGALLAKVEAPRK from the coding sequence ATGACCACCGCCTTCTCCGACGCCGTCGCGCCGCTCGCCGGCCCTGCCCTGATCGAACGCGCCGAGGCGATCCGCGCCGCGGTCGGCCACGCCTTCATCGGCCAGCCGCAGGTGCTGGAGCAGATCCTGATCGCGCTGCTGGCCGGCGGCCACGTGCTGATCGAGGGCGTGCCCGGCCTCGGCAAGACCCTGCTGGTGCGCGCGTTGGCGCAGGCGCTGGAACTGAACTACGCACGCGTGCAGTTCACCCCGGACCTGATGCCCAGCGACGTCAGCGGCCATGCCGTGTACGACCCCAAGACCGAAAGCTTCAAGATCCGCCGCGGCCCGGTGTTCACCCACCTGCTGCTGGCCGACGAGATCAACCGCGCCCCGGCCAAGACCCAGTCGGCGCTGCTGGAAGTGATGCAGGAAGGCCAGGTCACCATCGAAGGCACGGCCTTCCCGCTGGCGCCGCCGTTCCTGGCCCTGGCCACGCAGAACCCGGTCGAGCAGGAAGGCACCTACCCGTTGCCGGAAGCGCAGCTGGACCGTTTCCTGCTGAAGATCCTGATCGACTACCCGCAGCTGGAGGACGAGGCGCGCATGGTCACCGCGGTCACCAGCGGCCGCAGCGCCGGCGACTTCGACCTGTCGCAGGTGCCGCGCGTGCTCGGCGCCGAGGACGTGGTGGCGATGCAGGCCGGCACCGCCGCCATCGCGGTCGACCCGCAGGTCATCGACTACGCCGTGCGCATCGTCGCCGCCACCCGCCGCTGGCCCGGCATCGCCCTGGGCGCCGGCCCGCGCGGCAGCATCGCCCTGGTCCGCGCGGCGCGCGCGCAGGCGGTGCTGTCCGGCCGCGATTTCGTCATCCCCGACGACATCCGCGACGTGGCCAAGCCCGCCCTGCGCCACCGCATCGCCCTGGCCCCGGAACTGCAGATCGAAGGCCAGAGCGCCGACGACGCCCTGGGTGCGCTGCTGGCCAAGGTGGAGGCGCCGAGGAAATGA
- a CDS encoding DUF4350 domain-containing protein — MNSGTRNALIFLVGLLLASVAAAWFLGRYERAERVIVLPPRGEAAYNPLYALRQTLRADGVRAESRQRLDLAAMRLHPHDSVVLYGDPRMLGQADSEALLDWVEHGGHLVLRTPTAEVKHGDVPILEALDVSVEARSPDNCLVLAVPGAAPQKVFCDGRRFHIDPDTPSNWWSGENDDFVFARIPYGDGSVDVLSQLNFLENQDKRLGAMLKGSSVETDQELHSGGLREAGNRLLARQVLGPNYGQGTIHLIYSAELPSLWRTLFTRGWPAWLPALLILLAWLWSRMQRFGPLRAAPAADRRSLLEHVRASGEHLLRYGRADLLYAAMREAFLARLRRRAPIAAALEGPAQAAAIAERLQLPVAQVEQALQPPPPTQSAALRERIRLLVQMRNQL; from the coding sequence ATGAACAGCGGCACGCGCAATGCGCTGATCTTCCTGGTCGGCCTGCTGCTGGCCAGCGTGGCCGCGGCCTGGTTCCTGGGCCGCTACGAACGCGCCGAGCGGGTGATCGTGCTGCCGCCGCGCGGCGAAGCCGCCTACAACCCGCTGTACGCGCTGCGCCAGACCCTGCGCGCCGACGGCGTGCGCGCCGAGTCGCGGCAACGCCTGGACCTGGCGGCGATGCGCCTGCACCCGCACGACAGCGTGGTGCTGTACGGCGATCCGCGCATGCTCGGCCAGGCCGACAGCGAGGCCTTGCTGGACTGGGTGGAGCATGGCGGGCATCTGGTGCTGCGCACGCCCACGGCCGAGGTCAAGCACGGCGACGTGCCGATCCTGGAAGCGCTGGACGTCAGCGTCGAGGCGCGCAGCCCGGACAACTGCCTGGTGCTGGCGGTGCCGGGCGCGGCGCCGCAAAAAGTCTTCTGCGACGGCCGCCGCTTCCATATCGATCCGGACACGCCCAGCAACTGGTGGAGCGGCGAGAACGACGACTTCGTGTTTGCGCGCATTCCCTATGGCGACGGCAGCGTGGACGTGCTGTCGCAGCTGAACTTCCTCGAGAACCAGGACAAGCGGCTCGGCGCGATGCTCAAGGGTTCGTCGGTGGAGACCGACCAGGAGCTGCACAGCGGCGGGCTGCGCGAGGCGGGCAACCGCCTGCTGGCCCGGCAGGTGCTGGGGCCGAACTACGGCCAGGGCACCATCCACCTGATCTATTCGGCCGAACTGCCGTCGCTGTGGCGCACCCTGTTCACCCGCGGCTGGCCGGCCTGGCTGCCGGCGCTGCTGATCCTGCTGGCCTGGCTGTGGTCGCGCATGCAGCGCTTCGGGCCGCTGCGCGCCGCCCCGGCGGCCGATCGCCGCTCGCTGCTGGAGCATGTGCGCGCCAGCGGCGAACACCTGCTGCGCTACGGCCGCGCCGACCTGCTGTACGCGGCGATGCGCGAGGCGTTCCTGGCGCGGCTGCGCCGGCGCGCGCCGATCGCCGCGGCGCTGGAGGGCCCGGCCCAGGCCGCCGCCATCGCCGAACGCCTGCAGCTGCCGGTGGCCCAGGTCGAACAGGCCTTGCAACCGCCGCCGCCCACCCAATCCGCCGCCTTGCGCGAGCGCATCCGCCTCCTCGTCCAGATGAGAAACCAGTTATGA